The following proteins are encoded in a genomic region of Glycine max cultivar Williams 82 chromosome 18, Glycine_max_v4.0, whole genome shotgun sequence:
- the LOC102666672 gene encoding protein DOUBLE-STRAND BREAK FORMATION has protein sequence MSHSVDEQLSFLRSLIQARSFCDSTLRFLESLLVSKDVKSLIEVRSSLTHLLRSESLSVIRSIAAKTVHDKLLVLDFFVRAFSLVGDQQSCLALRYEALVMREHKSASCQWLQVSPAEWLSFVENAVHNGFHAVAEKACEIALSCLGNNDDLKHGRDPVPENLKAVISEITRLRNCAMASVASRSVEADSADCKLLFKFCFRRYPHSDNN, from the exons ATGTCACACTCTGTGGACGAACAACTCTCCTTTCTTCGCTCCCTAATCCAAGCCAGAAg TTTCTGCGACTCTACCCTCCGATTTCTCGAATCGCTCTTGGTCTCCAAGGACGTGAAATCGTTGATCGAAGTTCGATCCAGCTTGACGCACCTCCTCAGATCTGAATCCCTGTCCGTTATTCGCTCCATCGCCGCAAAAACCGTCCACGACAAGCTTCTCGTTCTCGATTTTTTCGTCCGCGCTTTCTCTCTCGTCGGAGATCAACAG AGTTGTTTGGCGTTGAGATACGAGGCTTTAGTTATGAGAGAACACAAATCTGCTAGTTGTCAATGGCTACAAGTTTCGCCTGCGGAATGGTTAAGTTTTGTGGAGAACGCGGTGCACAACGGTTTTCACGCCGTTGCCGAAAAG GCATGTGAAATTGCATTGTCGTGCCTTGGGAATAATGATGATCTGAAGCACGGAAGAGACCCAGTTCCAGAAAACTTGAAGGCTGTTATCAGTGAGATTACAAGGCTCAGGAACTGTGCAATGGCATCTGTTGCTTCACGATCTG TTGAAGCCGATAGTGCAGATTGCAAGCTCCtcttcaaattttgtttcaGACGCTATCCCCACTCTGACAACAACTGA